From Gimesia panareensis, the proteins below share one genomic window:
- a CDS encoding IS5 family transposase, whose translation MKTSRCAVENGLGRSRGGYSSKLHIVCDGQGIPLGITVTAGQINEPTQFIDLMDSIPLKLQSKANRPQYLAGDKAYVARYIFEWLEERAIGNVIPNRKNENKNPNFCRERYRQRNVVERLIGQLKHFRRIATRYDKTLESYLAMIKIAFLRITLRTIK comes from the coding sequence GTGAAAACCTCCAGATGTGCAGTCGAAAACGGACTGGGAAGGTCACGGGGTGGCTATTCTTCCAAATTACATATCGTCTGTGATGGCCAGGGAATTCCGCTGGGAATCACAGTCACTGCTGGGCAGATTAATGAACCAACGCAGTTCATTGATCTGATGGATTCCATACCTCTGAAATTACAGAGCAAAGCGAATCGTCCCCAGTATCTGGCTGGCGATAAAGCATATGTTGCCCGTTATATTTTTGAATGGCTTGAAGAAAGAGCCATTGGAAACGTGATCCCGAATCGGAAGAATGAAAACAAAAATCCGAACTTTTGCAGAGAACGATACCGTCAGAGAAATGTTGTGGAGCGACTGATTGGTCAACTGAAACACTTTCGCAGAATTGCCACTCGTTACGACAAAACACTGGAAAGTTACCTGGCGATGATCAAGATCGCATTCCTCAGAATCACCCTCAGAACTATTAAATAA
- a CDS encoding GAP1-N2 domain-containing protein, with amino-acid sequence MSQEIVYTSAPKGLKPGSRGFCTVIATQGMARNLAERLESLSGYRHAFAVHDENSHLNPVNYSHLKVTVGGQEYSVLSRICDAGQDYTGRTNKLAHHVALTRSERPPAGPAYQLQKPGFCVEEWASQTRYTEMNCHHLSSDHPPLTQCTSWSRWCDAGWAGVLAQSALEGKNQTQTIIFPVEAGSSTLALVAEALQLLPENKRWDVTFSTYFTKLPAGVDCQWRFVLDGTPEADAARRNPRMPVIDLCADLGTAPEGPLVEAARTGQLPLQLNTEEVKSSTEINSSQTPASPVAAASSKRPPSPPPLAQHFQKTNSNRGRSLLIGTGVVLFLLLIVGTGYLLMPKQNNDQAKVAQTPALQPEMKNKQKLKEMEQAQAEAAEKKMQHLAAVTKVETPTIKESPQAEDKPKVVEAAKTTAPSREVEEVKMRDTYLVFGKHQDIDFNKTGNNKEDDGTSPQFTGGKLLVLPMSRVTIHLPGQLELTVHEKSEIELPIPAQEAETGNKTSPTISLKFGRVTVKNVSQETREIKVNVMGKSDKIKMDPKGPPLHKLAEFDVNAPLATPVRQQKLQIYFVRGDGLITLNSDDKPLRKSAKINEPTIELSDLALKLKEEIAAEKAASSDPRSEKYYRDLKRIMLKKFDQKQGMQKAQLALALGLLGEVAPVVQALTQSENDQELAESWPEFIDVLNWQLVNLPESDQEAQEEKIWQVVNCQMSPKQTIPQISELRAEFESQLKTYNTEKKQADPKKEKPELPQELEEAWKRLRTAEDLLVLIRGDPRFDVEMFSNSDNIQWDPELDDTRGRIYFDKILLYGDEWLKVGDYLSRALVIWNLERQLGKQHNDLHPRYSDPKLAGKKPAREYWKAEIEKRK; translated from the coding sequence ATGAGCCAGGAGATCGTCTACACATCCGCACCTAAGGGCTTAAAGCCTGGGAGCCGTGGCTTCTGTACCGTGATCGCTACTCAGGGGATGGCCCGGAACCTGGCAGAACGCCTGGAATCCCTGAGCGGCTACCGCCACGCATTTGCGGTACACGACGAAAACTCACATTTGAATCCGGTCAACTACTCCCATCTGAAGGTCACGGTCGGCGGTCAGGAATATTCGGTTTTATCCCGTATCTGTGATGCCGGTCAGGACTACACAGGGCGTACCAACAAGCTGGCCCACCATGTGGCTTTGACGCGTTCTGAACGTCCCCCCGCAGGCCCCGCTTACCAGTTGCAGAAGCCTGGTTTCTGTGTCGAAGAATGGGCCTCTCAGACCCGTTATACTGAGATGAACTGCCATCATTTAAGCAGCGATCATCCTCCGTTAACCCAGTGCACCAGCTGGTCGCGCTGGTGCGATGCGGGCTGGGCGGGTGTGCTGGCACAATCCGCACTGGAAGGCAAGAATCAGACGCAGACGATTATCTTTCCCGTCGAAGCCGGCAGCAGTACGCTGGCGCTGGTCGCCGAGGCCCTACAGTTGTTACCGGAAAATAAACGCTGGGATGTGACCTTCAGTACCTACTTTACAAAGCTGCCTGCGGGCGTGGACTGTCAATGGCGTTTTGTACTGGATGGTACTCCTGAAGCAGACGCCGCCCGGCGTAATCCACGGATGCCAGTAATTGATCTCTGTGCTGATCTGGGAACCGCTCCGGAAGGGCCACTGGTAGAAGCGGCAAGGACGGGGCAACTTCCTCTACAGCTGAATACTGAAGAGGTAAAGAGTTCCACAGAAATTAATTCCAGCCAGACACCAGCATCACCAGTAGCAGCTGCCTCTTCCAAACGCCCTCCAAGCCCACCTCCTCTGGCGCAACATTTTCAGAAAACGAATTCGAATCGTGGCCGATCTCTCCTGATTGGCACAGGTGTGGTTCTGTTTCTGCTGTTGATTGTGGGAACAGGATACCTGTTGATGCCAAAGCAGAACAATGATCAGGCAAAAGTTGCCCAAACTCCAGCTCTACAACCAGAAATGAAGAACAAACAAAAACTGAAAGAGATGGAGCAAGCCCAGGCAGAGGCGGCTGAGAAAAAAATGCAACATCTAGCCGCCGTCACTAAGGTTGAAACACCGACCATCAAAGAGTCTCCACAGGCTGAGGATAAACCCAAAGTGGTGGAGGCTGCAAAAACAACAGCCCCCTCCCGAGAGGTCGAGGAAGTTAAGATGCGCGATACTTATCTCGTGTTTGGTAAGCATCAGGACATAGATTTTAATAAGACTGGTAACAATAAAGAGGATGACGGTACGTCCCCTCAATTCACTGGAGGCAAGCTGTTAGTGCTGCCAATGTCCCGGGTGACGATTCATCTTCCGGGGCAGCTGGAACTGACTGTCCATGAGAAATCGGAAATCGAATTACCCATACCCGCGCAGGAAGCGGAAACAGGCAATAAAACAAGTCCCACCATTTCGTTGAAATTTGGCCGAGTTACTGTGAAGAATGTGAGTCAAGAAACTCGTGAGATCAAAGTCAATGTGATGGGCAAGTCTGATAAAATCAAAATGGATCCTAAAGGACCTCCATTACATAAACTCGCTGAGTTTGATGTGAATGCTCCCCTGGCCACTCCAGTCAGACAGCAAAAACTACAAATATATTTTGTGAGAGGGGATGGGCTAATTACCCTGAATTCTGACGATAAACCCTTGAGGAAATCGGCAAAAATAAATGAACCTACGATTGAACTGTCAGACTTAGCATTAAAGCTCAAAGAGGAAATTGCTGCAGAAAAGGCTGCATCCTCTGATCCGCGATCTGAAAAATACTATCGCGACCTGAAACGGATTATGCTGAAAAAATTCGATCAGAAGCAGGGAATGCAAAAAGCACAACTGGCCCTGGCCCTGGGACTGTTGGGAGAAGTCGCCCCTGTGGTTCAAGCACTCACACAATCAGAGAATGATCAAGAGCTGGCAGAATCATGGCCTGAGTTTATAGACGTGCTGAACTGGCAACTGGTCAACCTGCCTGAGAGTGATCAAGAGGCTCAGGAAGAAAAAATCTGGCAGGTGGTAAACTGTCAAATGAGTCCCAAGCAAACCATTCCCCAAATATCTGAATTGAGAGCAGAGTTCGAAAGCCAGCTTAAAACCTATAATACAGAGAAGAAACAGGCGGACCCCAAAAAAGAGAAACCGGAGCTTCCCCAGGAATTAGAGGAAGCCTGGAAACGCCTTCGTACTGCAGAAGATCTGCTAGTTTTAATTCGAGGAGATCCCCGATTTGACGTCGAGATGTTTAGCAATAGTGACAACATCCAATGGGATCCCGAACTGGATGATACCAGGGGAAGGATCTATTTCGATAAAATTTTGCTTTATGGAGATGAGTGGTTGAAAGTAGGGGATTATTTATCTAGAGCACTTGTGATTTGGAACCTTGAACGACAACTGGGGAAACAGCACAATGACCTGCATCCTCGTTACTCTGACCCCAAGCTGGCAGGGAAGAAACCTGCCAGAGAGTACTGGAAAGCTGAGATTGAGAAGCGAAAATAA